A genomic stretch from Onychostoma macrolepis isolate SWU-2019 chromosome 02, ASM1243209v1, whole genome shotgun sequence includes:
- the LOC131531759 gene encoding caldesmon-like has translation MGNDNSGENRQRARADAAEAEQRRMQEEFGRRQQQTELQRAREEQEAAEERCRIQAEKHALQEQFQKVEHERNIQRMKEEEKIRIYKENRFKEEEERKRIHIEKQNVQKENKTVS, from the coding sequence ATGGGAAATGATAACTCGGGTGAAAATAGGCAACGTGCAAGAGCTGATGCAGCTGAGGCGGAACAAAGGAGAATGCAGGAAGAATTTGGAAGAAGGCAACAACAAACAGAATtacagagagcgagagaggagCAAGAAGCAGCGGAGGAACGATGCAGAATCCAAGCAGAAAAACATGCACTACAGGAACAATTCCAAAAAGTTGAACATGAAAGAAATATACAGAGAATGAAAGAAGAAGAGAAGATAAGAATCTACAAAGAGAACAGATTTAAAGAGGAAGAAGAAAGGAAAAGAATTCACATAGAGAAGCAAAACgtacaaaaagaaaacaagacagtTAGTTAA